A single region of the Anaerolineales bacterium genome encodes:
- a CDS encoding glycoside hydrolase family 3 protein translates to MKRAARLLCLILSVGVLWNGLAHPPLSRADDGTEEVALAARVEAILGRMSREEIVGQLFMVSVPGTTLAPDVATFLHTLTPGAIVMFSANGRSPELVTNVINAWQSVALKSGGRVPYLIASDHEGGAVMRLREGFTALPYGAALGAMPPEMAAVVGGMAAAELRAVGVTLNLAPVADVRAAAERPYFVEPRTFGYEPERVGGAVAGYVRGLQTGGVIGTLKHFPGHGAAGDSHSFLPVLNHSRSDLETIDLVPFKAGIAAGAEVIMVGHLSVPSLDPTPGLPATLSKPITTDLLRGELGFQGVILTDAMDMGAVVDNFTATRAGVLALQAGATMLAIGPKLDMSAQLAMKQAILDAIARGALSDAQVTDSARRILLLKGRYGLLDWTPLDPETASVRVNSADHSARLEALYEQTVAFAYDDFGVLPLTPEKRVAWLYPVPYGDVRTACLAYGSPVANVAYALDPSEGQISAAAQIAAQADLTIVFTADMERHPRQADLVNALPPEKTIVIALANPYDFERGIAPGAYGAVFNPTPPAYRAICGALYGRWKAGGTFEVVPG, encoded by the coding sequence ATGAAGCGTGCTGCCCGTCTTCTATGCCTAATCCTTAGCGTTGGGGTGCTTTGGAATGGCTTGGCACATCCCCCCCTGAGCCGTGCCGATGATGGGACGGAGGAGGTTGCCCTTGCCGCCCGCGTGGAAGCCATTTTAGGACGGATGTCCCGCGAGGAAATTGTCGGGCAACTCTTTATGGTCAGCGTGCCGGGGACAACCCTGGCGCCGGATGTGGCAACTTTTCTGCACACCTTGACGCCCGGCGCTATTGTCATGTTTAGCGCCAACGGACGCAGCCCGGAACTCGTCACAAATGTGATCAACGCTTGGCAGAGTGTCGCCCTCAAAAGCGGCGGGCGCGTCCCTTACCTGATAGCCAGCGATCATGAGGGCGGGGCGGTCATGCGCCTCCGTGAAGGCTTCACCGCACTTCCCTATGGAGCGGCGTTGGGGGCGATGCCGCCGGAGATGGCGGCGGTGGTGGGGGGGATGGCTGCCGCCGAACTGCGGGCGGTAGGGGTGACCCTAAACCTCGCCCCTGTTGCCGATGTCCGCGCCGCCGCCGAACGCCCCTACTTTGTAGAGCCGCGCACCTTTGGCTATGAGCCAGAGCGGGTGGGCGGCGCGGTGGCTGGCTATGTGCGGGGGTTGCAAACAGGCGGCGTGATTGGCACGCTGAAACACTTCCCCGGTCATGGGGCGGCGGGCGATAGCCATAGTTTTTTGCCTGTCTTGAATCATTCGCGCAGTGATTTAGAGACGATTGATCTCGTCCCTTTTAAGGCAGGAATCGCGGCGGGGGCAGAGGTGATTATGGTGGGACATCTGAGCGTCCCAAGCCTTGACCCCACCCCCGGACTCCCCGCCACGCTCTCCAAACCAATCACCACCGATCTGCTGCGGGGGGAATTAGGCTTTCAGGGGGTGATCCTCACTGATGCGATGGATATGGGGGCGGTGGTCGATAACTTCACCGCCACCCGTGCGGGCGTTTTAGCGCTCCAAGCCGGGGCGACGATGCTTGCCATTGGTCCAAAATTGGATATGAGCGCGCAATTGGCAATGAAACAGGCGATCCTTGATGCTATTGCGCGGGGCGCTCTGAGCGACGCCCAAGTGACCGACTCGGCACGCCGCATTTTGCTGCTCAAAGGGCGCTATGGGCTGCTGGATTGGACGCCGCTTGATCCTGAGACTGCCTCAGTGCGGGTGAACAGTGCCGATCACAGCGCCCGCTTGGAGGCACTTTATGAGCAGACCGTCGCCTTTGCCTATGATGATTTTGGGGTGCTGCCCCTGACGCCTGAAAAGCGCGTCGCGTGGCTTTACCCCGTCCCCTATGGGGATGTGCGCACGGCGTGCCTTGCTTATGGATCGCCGGTTGCCAATGTCGCCTATGCCCTTGACCCTAGCGAAGGGCAAATCAGCGCGGCGGCACAGATCGCCGCCCAAGCTGATCTGACCATCGTTTTTACTGCCGATATGGAGCGCCATCCGCGACAGGCTGATTTGGTGAACGCCCTCCCGCCGGAGAAAACGATAGTCATTGCCCTCGCAAACCCCTATGATTTTGAGCGGGGGATTGCACCGGGCGCCTATGGGGCGGTCTTTAACCCGACCCCGCCTGCCTACCGTGCCATATGCGGGGCGCTCTATGGGCGTTGGAAAGCAGGCGGAACGTTCGAGGTTGTCCCTGGGTAA
- a CDS encoding DUF1028 domain-containing protein — protein sequence MTFSIVAHSADEQMWGVAVASKFLAAAAVVNWARAGAGGIATQAFARVSFGPNGLDLLATGLSAEETLAKLLSTDKDAEHRQVGIVDQRGGAAAHTGSECFDYAGHYVGEGFTCQGNILAGRGVIEAMTHAYIASSGSLPDRLYAALLAGDRAGGDKRGRQSAGILVVKAGGGYGGDNDRFFDLRVDDHTDPVPRLRELMDLRTLYFDKTPPENHLPIDAALATELQTILAAQGHYTGALHGQWDEPSREAFWAFVGVENLEERWTPDDHPERLDPVVLNFIRTRFRA from the coding sequence ATGACCTTTTCCATCGTGGCGCACAGCGCCGATGAACAGATGTGGGGCGTTGCTGTTGCCAGTAAATTTCTGGCGGCGGCGGCTGTGGTCAATTGGGCGCGGGCGGGCGCGGGGGGCATTGCGACACAAGCGTTTGCCCGTGTCAGTTTTGGTCCAAACGGGCTTGATCTTCTGGCAACAGGGCTAAGCGCTGAGGAAACCCTTGCCAAACTGCTCAGCACAGACAAAGACGCCGAACATCGCCAAGTAGGGATTGTCGATCAGCGCGGCGGGGCAGCCGCGCATACCGGATCGGAATGCTTTGACTATGCCGGGCATTATGTGGGCGAGGGGTTCACCTGTCAGGGAAACATCCTTGCCGGGCGCGGGGTGATCGAGGCGATGACCCACGCCTATATCGCCAGCAGTGGGTCGCTGCCAGATCGTCTCTATGCGGCGCTTCTCGCCGGAGATCGGGCAGGCGGCGATAAGCGCGGGCGGCAATCCGCGGGGATTCTCGTCGTGAAAGCGGGCGGCGGGTATGGCGGCGATAATGATCGGTTCTTTGATCTGCGCGTCGATGATCATACCGACCCTGTACCCCGCTTGCGTGAACTGATGGACTTGCGAACGCTTTACTTCGATAAAACGCCGCCGGAAAACCATTTGCCTATCGACGCCGCGCTTGCCACCGAACTGCAAACGATCCTCGCCGCACAAGGGCATTACACCGGCGCACTTCATGGGCAGTGGGACGAGCCAAGCCGAGAGGCGTTTTGGGCGTTTGTCGGCGTGGAAAACCTTGAGGAACGTTGGACGCCCGATGATCACCCTGAACGGCTTGATCCGGTTGTGCTGAACTTTATTCGGACGCGCTTCCGTGCCTGA
- a CDS encoding HAD-IIA family hydrolase: MPDFIPETPFDFSTIRAVALDLDGVVWRGEIALPGTPSFFHALAKEGIPYLFLTNNAMRNPDDHAAKIATFGIPVTPSQVINSGFVAAESLAKQYPIGTAIHVLGSENLSRLLTERGFVLNPAEAAVVVVGLDVQVTYEKLKIAGRCILNGAVFIGTNGDVTYPAADGVAPGAGSLIAALSAMTGCAPLLMGKPAPAMFEIALQRLGTAPQETLMIGDRLDTDILGAAQVGMRTALVLSGISTRAEAEASQPPPDWIGDDLIAVGRAWGIG, translated from the coding sequence GTGCCTGATTTCATACCTGAAACGCCGTTCGATTTCAGCACAATCCGCGCCGTCGCCCTTGATTTGGATGGCGTTGTCTGGCGGGGCGAGATAGCGCTTCCAGGTACCCCGTCGTTTTTTCACGCCCTTGCCAAAGAGGGGATTCCCTACCTTTTTTTGACGAACAATGCCATGCGCAACCCAGACGACCACGCGGCAAAGATCGCCACCTTTGGGATTCCCGTCACCCCTTCGCAAGTGATTAACTCTGGGTTTGTTGCCGCTGAGTCGTTAGCGAAGCAGTATCCGATTGGAACAGCGATCCACGTCTTAGGGAGCGAGAACCTCAGCCGCCTGCTTACGGAGCGGGGATTTGTCCTCAATCCGGCGGAGGCGGCGGTTGTCGTCGTCGGGTTGGATGTGCAGGTGACCTATGAGAAACTGAAAATTGCCGGACGGTGCATCCTAAACGGAGCGGTGTTCATCGGCACAAATGGCGATGTCACCTATCCGGCAGCGGATGGCGTCGCCCCCGGCGCAGGGAGTCTGATCGCCGCACTTAGCGCTATGACCGGATGTGCGCCGCTGCTGATGGGCAAGCCCGCCCCCGCTATGTTTGAGATCGCCCTTCAGCGTTTGGGAACAGCCCCCCAAGAGACACTCATGATTGGGGATCGGCTAGACACCGATATTTTGGGGGCGGCACAGGTTGGAATGCGGACGGCGTTGGTCTTAAGCGGGATCAGCACACGCGCCGAAGCGGAAGCCAGCCAGCCTCCGCCGGATTGGATCGGGGACGATTTGATTGCGGTGGGGCGGGCATGGGGGATAGGGTAA
- a CDS encoding WD40 repeat domain-containing protein — MSFSQRRTIRWITFLIINMVLMLTWRGSQPVQGQGDSSSVLLQIRADQDVFVLILPASPTGIVSLAGLTFVTPQGDVALQAYIRPLNVSQLPANVCFRFETGLSQPPLPNRCTAGNTIPIPLPPSGAFWVANNAVLPTMEIRNSETGFSAICGNNLTCDITYELTPPPTVAPTDIPPSTAIPTAFPTESPTATAAPTETAPSLTPFKTLSGQTSESIDHILWSPSGKHLALASRKGLLTIMEAETGTVILTRRPLTSTETINGLAWRPGASEDVLVGVFNAPYILILNVTAAHEEMLDTTRIIFDMGSFAAVAWRPDGQGFATSGGDRGNIHLWEADGNSWKVVKEISTNQVTHLSWNPQSSALAGVLRLGPTRQQIVTWDVSQARPQAVPIGVATGDAIAAVSWSARNQIMWIGEANNAGNVYVANVGRGQEIIVVAENLPTARFAQFNATGTYLAVLRQETIHVYEMERMLLVGQLSLGAAARNLRSLSWDQTGTLLVGGAQDGATLFWRPPLTPTAQMVKTDIFQAHRSPISALAWDRTGEWLATASESEVALWSAAAVLHGSPLSFDAKVGALVWDRRGYLIVGLCGAIQIIDPATAVPLRTLTERGLGCVTALATHPTKPLLLVGDDSARRYLWDMQTGDLSFTRISTTHPVTGAAWGWDSYALTVARGAQITGATKLLVLDGSTNALLKADISFNLAPAYTGVTYVHDGQRSVVETYQDRVEIWSNRGEFLTFIDIRDTSLFSAITNLRIAASATEPCFVSTGDDGVLRLWQTDTKERLGTLPAERYSHLAWAAARKTFAAASAERIGTVELWDVAECAK; from the coding sequence ATGTCATTTTCACAGCGCCGTACGATACGTTGGATTACCTTCCTCATCATCAACATGGTTCTTATGTTGACATGGCGTGGTTCACAGCCTGTACAAGGGCAAGGCGATTCATCCAGTGTGCTGTTACAGATTCGCGCTGATCAGGATGTCTTTGTCCTGATTCTCCCCGCTTCCCCCACCGGAATTGTCTCTCTTGCTGGCTTAACCTTCGTCACCCCTCAGGGCGATGTAGCCTTGCAAGCCTACATTCGCCCCTTAAATGTCAGCCAACTTCCGGCAAACGTCTGCTTTCGCTTTGAAACAGGACTCTCGCAGCCACCTTTGCCAAACAGATGCACGGCGGGGAATACCATCCCGATCCCGCTGCCCCCAAGCGGCGCATTTTGGGTGGCAAACAACGCCGTCCTGCCAACGATGGAGATTCGCAACAGCGAGACTGGCTTTAGCGCCATCTGTGGGAACAATCTTACTTGCGACATCACCTACGAACTGACTCCGCCCCCCACCGTCGCACCGACAGATATCCCTCCCTCAACGGCGATTCCCACAGCATTTCCCACAGAATCCCCAACAGCGACGGCTGCCCCCACCGAAACAGCCCCTTCCCTGACTCCCTTTAAGACACTCAGCGGGCAAACGAGCGAGTCGATTGACCATATTTTGTGGAGTCCTAGCGGAAAGCACCTTGCCCTTGCCTCTCGCAAAGGGCTGCTAACAATCATGGAGGCGGAAACCGGGACGGTTATCCTCACCCGCCGCCCTCTGACGTCCACCGAAACGATCAACGGGCTGGCGTGGCGTCCGGGGGCAAGTGAGGATGTCTTGGTCGGTGTTTTTAATGCTCCCTATATCTTGATTCTGAATGTGACCGCCGCCCATGAGGAAATGCTGGACACAACGCGCATCATCTTTGATATGGGCAGTTTTGCGGCGGTGGCGTGGCGCCCCGATGGGCAAGGGTTTGCCACCAGTGGGGGGGATCGGGGCAACATTCACCTTTGGGAGGCGGATGGTAACTCATGGAAAGTGGTCAAAGAGATCAGCACAAATCAGGTCACCCATCTTTCGTGGAATCCGCAGAGCAGCGCCCTTGCCGGAGTCTTACGGTTGGGGCCAACCCGCCAGCAGATTGTCACGTGGGATGTTTCCCAAGCGAGACCCCAAGCCGTCCCGATTGGCGTGGCAACGGGCGATGCCATTGCAGCCGTCAGTTGGTCAGCCCGCAATCAGATCATGTGGATTGGCGAAGCGAATAACGCGGGAAACGTGTACGTTGCCAACGTGGGACGCGGGCAGGAAATTATTGTTGTGGCGGAGAATTTACCCACCGCCCGTTTCGCGCAATTCAACGCCACTGGGACATATCTTGCCGTCTTACGCCAAGAGACGATTCATGTCTATGAGATGGAGCGGATGCTCCTTGTTGGGCAGCTTTCGCTAGGGGCAGCCGCCCGCAATTTACGTTCGCTGTCATGGGATCAGACGGGGACGCTTTTGGTTGGTGGGGCGCAAGACGGCGCAACGTTGTTTTGGCGCCCGCCCCTAACGCCCACCGCACAGATGGTAAAAACGGACATCTTTCAGGCACACCGTAGCCCCATTTCCGCCTTGGCATGGGATCGAACCGGAGAGTGGCTGGCAACAGCCAGTGAAAGCGAGGTCGCTCTCTGGTCAGCAGCGGCAGTTTTGCACGGCTCTCCGCTCTCCTTTGATGCAAAAGTGGGTGCGCTGGTGTGGGATCGGCGCGGCTATTTAATCGTCGGTTTGTGCGGGGCGATTCAGATCATTGATCCGGCGACGGCAGTCCCCCTGCGTACATTGACAGAGCGAGGGTTGGGCTGTGTGACGGCGCTTGCTACCCACCCCACAAAACCCCTTCTGCTGGTGGGTGATGACAGCGCCCGCCGCTACCTATGGGATATGCAGACAGGCGATCTCAGTTTCACGCGCATTTCAACGACCCATCCGGTGACGGGCGCCGCGTGGGGGTGGGATAGCTACGCCCTGACGGTGGCACGCGGGGCGCAGATCACCGGTGCAACGAAACTCTTGGTGCTTGATGGCAGCACAAACGCCTTGCTTAAGGCAGATATTTCCTTCAACCTTGCCCCTGCTTATACCGGTGTCACCTATGTTCATGATGGACAGCGTAGTGTTGTAGAGACCTACCAAGATCGCGTTGAAATTTGGTCAAATCGCGGGGAATTTCTCACCTTTATCGATATACGCGATACCTCCCTGTTCAGCGCGATCACGAATCTGCGCATTGCGGCGAGTGCCACCGAACCCTGTTTTGTCTCCACAGGGGATGATGGTGTTCTGCGGCTATGGCAAACTGATACAAAAGAGCGTCTCGGCACGCTGCCTGCCGAACGCTATAGCCATCTGGCATGGGCGGCGGCACGGAAAACCTTTGCGGCGGCAAGCGCCGAAAGGATTGGCACAGTTGAACTGTGGGACGTTGCAGAGTGTGCAAAGTAG
- a CDS encoding glyoxalase, which translates to MNQGIQTIIYPVKDIAQAKALYRALLGVAPYMDEPYYVGFTVGDQDVGLDPNGHKAGITAPLGYYQVKDIQASLQALLDAGAQLQQGIKDVGGGKLTASVKDSDNNLIGLIQVP; encoded by the coding sequence ATGAATCAGGGTATCCAAACGATCATTTATCCGGTCAAGGATATTGCCCAAGCAAAGGCGCTCTACCGCGCCCTGTTAGGGGTAGCGCCCTACATGGACGAGCCGTATTACGTTGGGTTTACCGTTGGTGACCAAGATGTAGGCTTAGACCCCAATGGTCACAAGGCAGGGATAACCGCCCCGCTTGGGTACTACCAGGTGAAGGATATTCAAGCGAGTTTGCAAGCACTTTTAGATGCAGGCGCCCAGTTGCAGCAAGGGATCAAGGATGTTGGTGGGGGGAAACTGACCGCCTCCGTGAAGGATTCTGATAACAACCTGATCGGGCTGATTCAAGTTCCCTAG
- a CDS encoding threonine--tRNA ligase, whose translation MPEFNQLYKIRHSLAHIMAQAVLEIFPDGRVAIGPPIEDGFYYDFSLPRALTEDDLADIEARMRKIIKGKFDFIRREVSADEAKRLFANQPFKIELIEGLEKGGVDEYGEKSNDAPVISTYRQDSFEDLCRGPHVANSGEIAPDAFKLMSIAGAYWRGDSDREQLQRIYGTAWESKAQLEEYLRLLEEARQRDHRKIGVELGLFAFSPLVGKGLPLWKPRGAILRDTLERFLREKQIEAGYLPVVTPHIGKIDLYKTSGHYVTYRDSMYKPIDVDGEEFMLKPMNCPHHIEIFKSEPRSFRDLPIRYAEFGAVYRYEQSGELTGLTRVRGFTVDDAHLFVREDQIEQEFIGVVELIQYVFNVMGFADFKARIGTRDPNSDKYVGDPALWEKATNAIIAAAEKVGLAYFVAEGEAAFYGPKLDFIFRDVLKREWQLGTVQVDYQLPQRFDLDYVGSDNQMHRPVMIHRAPFGSMERFVGILIEHFAGAFPVWLAPIQAALIPVADRHIDYLNGVAKTLRQAGIRTEVDGGKERMSNKIRQWQGQKVPYMLVAGDKDQEAGGISLRLRTGEDLGAMSVADFVALASGVIESKSLALR comes from the coding sequence ATGCCCGAATTCAACCAACTCTATAAAATTCGCCATTCGCTAGCGCACATCATGGCGCAAGCTGTTCTTGAGATATTCCCCGACGGGCGCGTTGCCATTGGTCCGCCCATTGAGGACGGTTTCTACTACGATTTCAGTCTCCCCCGCGCACTGACAGAAGACGACCTCGCGGATATTGAGGCGCGGATGCGGAAGATCATCAAGGGCAAGTTCGATTTCATCCGCCGCGAGGTGAGCGCGGACGAGGCGAAACGCCTATTTGCCAACCAACCCTTCAAAATCGAATTGATCGAGGGGCTGGAAAAAGGCGGCGTGGATGAGTATGGCGAGAAGTCGAACGACGCTCCGGTGATCAGCACCTACCGCCAAGATTCGTTTGAAGATTTGTGTCGCGGACCGCACGTCGCTAACAGCGGCGAGATTGCCCCCGACGCTTTCAAACTGATGAGCATTGCCGGGGCGTATTGGCGGGGCGATTCAGACCGCGAGCAACTTCAGCGCATTTACGGCACAGCGTGGGAATCGAAAGCGCAGCTTGAGGAATACCTCCGCCTTTTGGAGGAAGCACGCCAGCGCGACCACCGCAAGATCGGCGTTGAGCTTGGCTTGTTCGCCTTCAGCCCATTGGTGGGGAAGGGCTTACCGCTCTGGAAACCACGCGGGGCGATCCTGCGCGATACCCTTGAACGCTTCCTGCGCGAGAAACAAATCGAGGCGGGCTATTTGCCGGTTGTCACACCGCACATCGGCAAGATCGATCTCTACAAGACATCGGGGCATTACGTCACCTATCGGGACAGTATGTACAAACCCATTGATGTGGACGGCGAGGAGTTCATGCTCAAGCCGATGAACTGCCCGCACCACATCGAAATCTTCAAGAGCGAACCGCGCAGTTTCCGTGATTTGCCCATTCGTTATGCCGAGTTCGGTGCAGTCTATCGCTATGAGCAGAGCGGCGAACTGACAGGCTTAACACGGGTGCGCGGCTTCACTGTGGACGATGCCCACCTGTTCGTTCGCGAAGACCAAATCGAGCAGGAGTTCATCGGCGTTGTTGAACTGATCCAATACGTGTTCAATGTCATGGGCTTTGCCGATTTCAAAGCGCGGATTGGCACACGCGACCCGAACAGCGATAAATATGTGGGCGATCCGGCGCTTTGGGAAAAGGCAACCAACGCGATCATCGCCGCTGCCGAAAAGGTTGGGCTTGCCTATTTCGTTGCCGAAGGCGAGGCTGCCTTCTACGGTCCGAAACTCGATTTCATCTTCCGCGATGTGCTGAAACGGGAGTGGCAGTTGGGGACTGTACAGGTCGATTACCAGCTACCGCAGCGATTTGATCTGGACTATGTTGGCAGTGATAACCAGATGCACCGTCCGGTGATGATTCACCGCGCCCCCTTTGGCAGCATGGAGCGCTTCGTTGGGATTCTGATCGAACACTTTGCCGGCGCGTTTCCGGTGTGGTTAGCGCCCATCCAAGCGGCGTTGATCCCCGTTGCCGATCGCCATATCGACTATCTTAACGGGGTGGCGAAAACCTTGCGTCAGGCGGGCATCCGCACCGAGGTGGACGGCGGCAAAGAGCGCATGAGCAACAAGATTCGCCAATGGCAAGGGCAAAAAGTCCCCTACATGCTCGTTGCTGGCGATAAGGATCAAGAGGCGGGGGGTATCTCCCTCCGGTTGCGAACAGGCGAAGACCTCGGCGCGATGTCCGTTGCCGACTTTGTGGCGTTGGCGTCCGGCGTGATCGAATCGAAATCGTTGGCGCTGCGCTAG